The Deltaproteobacteria bacterium genome includes a window with the following:
- a CDS encoding CPBP family intramembrane metalloprotease encodes MASTGAINGPNGKALLLAVGLVALLQAAFEMWPWRLSPLDRLWLLAALRLTQVLGIIWAARFFGCGWDTLGLSRKDLIPGLYGGVKWCFGFGAFVALCMLIVHRAGVDPFFMFRQALNVDGRVHLASYIFIGSIVAGLSEEIFFRGMIYGYLRRFGLFFALILSTALFIAPHYMASGGAAPFFQGAGGVLFALAYEREKSLVAPVLLHAGGNFALFALTAYFSGQLV; translated from the coding sequence ATGGCATCAACAGGCGCAATAAATGGCCCCAACGGCAAAGCCCTCCTTTTGGCCGTCGGCCTTGTGGCGCTCTTGCAGGCCGCCTTTGAAATGTGGCCGTGGCGACTGTCACCGCTGGACCGGTTGTGGCTTCTGGCCGCCTTGCGGCTGACGCAGGTTTTGGGGATAATATGGGCGGCCCGTTTTTTCGGCTGCGGATGGGACACCCTTGGCCTTTCCCGAAAAGACCTGATTCCCGGCCTTTACGGGGGAGTGAAGTGGTGCTTCGGCTTCGGGGCCTTTGTCGCCCTGTGCATGTTGATCGTACACAGGGCGGGCGTCGACCCCTTTTTCATGTTCCGCCAGGCGCTGAATGTCGATGGACGGGTTCATCTGGCAAGCTACATATTTATCGGTTCCATTGTGGCGGGTTTATCCGAGGAAATCTTCTTCCGGGGCATGATCTACGGGTATCTGCGCCGTTTCGGGCTCTTTTTCGCCCTGATTTTATCCACGGCGCTTTTCATAGCACCCCATTATATGGCCTCAGGCGGGGCCGCGCCCTTTTTCCAGGGCGCTGGGGGGGTATTGTTCGCTCTTGCCTACGAGCGGGAAAAAAGCCTTGTCGCGCCGGTTTTATTGCACGCGGGAGGCAATTTCGCGCTTTTCGCCCTTACCGCTTATTTTTCCGGGCAGCTTGTCTGA
- a CDS encoding N-acetyltransferase: MIRKATIHDVRPIHALLQDFAKDGELLGRPLSEIYDHLRDFSVHIDQKTGELDGCLALSVCWEELAEVRSLAVKRELWNRGIGSRLLSFSLKEAGELGIKRLFALTYRPYFFEKHGFRQTEKNNLPLKIWSDCVKCVKFPDCDELAVERLL, translated from the coding sequence ATGATACGCAAGGCTACAATTCATGACGTAAGGCCGATTCACGCGCTTTTGCAGGATTTCGCCAAGGACGGCGAGCTCCTGGGACGCCCTCTTTCGGAGATTTACGATCACCTGCGGGACTTTTCCGTTCACATCGACCAGAAAACCGGAGAGCTTGACGGATGCCTGGCCCTTTCGGTGTGCTGGGAGGAGTTGGCGGAAGTCCGTTCCCTGGCCGTTAAGCGGGAACTGTGGAACCGGGGCATAGGATCGAGGCTTCTTTCCTTCTCCCTAAAAGAAGCAGGAGAGCTTGGAATAAAGCGGCTCTTCGCCCTTACCTACAGGCCGTACTTTTTCGAGAAGCACGGTTTCAGGCAGACCGAAAAGAACAACCTGCCCTTGAAAATCTGGAGCGATTGCGTAAAATGCGTCAAGTTTCCCGACTGCGACGAATTGGCCGTGGAACGCCTTTTGTAG
- a CDS encoding DUF4197 domain-containing protein — protein MKPEKLIRLSVCVALSCFLAGNAGPAFSGDASGTDSVLLAATTTQPVKKTGTAASKKTAKAKKPATAVKKATVAPKATPATSPKASLTAKSPSAATPTTQVAPASKSPAVADLSRGVKDALLQAAKGAVASLGKENGYFANQLVRIPMPAQLKPVDDMLRNLGQAALADRFIESMNRAAEKAVPKTIDIFGKAVAAMTLEQAASLVKGPEDAATRYFESTTRENLKAEIMPLVGEAMNQAQVTAFYSAMMSKASGYMPFLGLMTPDLNQYVTDKALDGLFLVMAQEEKKIRQDPMARTTDILKKVFGGIFK, from the coding sequence ATGAAACCTGAAAAGTTGATTCGCCTTTCCGTTTGCGTGGCGCTTTCATGCTTCCTGGCCGGAAACGCCGGTCCTGCCTTTTCCGGCGACGCCAGTGGGACAGATTCCGTTTTGCTGGCGGCCACTACAACCCAGCCCGTGAAAAAGACAGGCACCGCTGCGTCCAAAAAGACCGCAAAAGCCAAGAAGCCGGCAACCGCCGTCAAAAAGGCCACGGTTGCGCCCAAGGCCACCCCGGCCACAAGCCCCAAGGCGTCACTTACGGCCAAGTCCCCTTCGGCGGCCACTCCCACCACCCAGGTTGCCCCTGCCTCCAAAAGCCCCGCCGTGGCGGATCTCAGCCGTGGCGTTAAGGACGCACTCCTTCAGGCGGCAAAAGGGGCCGTGGCAAGCCTTGGAAAGGAAAACGGCTATTTCGCTAACCAGCTTGTTCGCATTCCCATGCCGGCTCAGTTGAAACCGGTTGATGACATGCTGCGCAACCTTGGGCAGGCGGCCCTTGCCGACCGGTTCATAGAAAGCATGAACCGTGCAGCGGAAAAGGCCGTGCCCAAGACCATCGACATCTTCGGCAAGGCGGTTGCCGCCATGACCCTGGAACAGGCCGCAAGCCTGGTCAAGGGGCCTGAAGACGCGGCCACCCGATACTTCGAGAGCACCACAAGGGAAAACCTTAAAGCTGAAATAATGCCCCTGGTGGGCGAAGCCATGAACCAGGCGCAGGTGACAGCCTTTTATTCTGCCATGATGTCGAAGGCTTCGGGGTACATGCCCTTTTTGGGACTTATGACGCCGGACCTGAACCAGTACGTAACGGACAAGGCCCTGGACGGGCTTTTCCTCGTCATGGCCCAGGAGGAAAAGAAAATCCGCCAGGACCCGATGGCCCGGACCACCGACATTCTTAAAAAGGTCTTCGGGGGGATTTTCAAGTAG
- a CDS encoding ferritin family protein: MGFAFSADEIFALAEKIEKNGAEFYRRAAANAACSDARHLLLDIAGMEDGHQGLFARMRRELAETQRFSDTFDPEGETAHYLAGLANSRVFSDPEDPLPVESNSCSHDLLRKILEFAMGREKDSIAFYRAMKELVETDEGKCRIDDIIREEESHIRMLKNEISLLDQQ; this comes from the coding sequence ATGGGCTTTGCCTTCAGCGCAGACGAAATTTTCGCCCTTGCCGAAAAAATCGAGAAAAACGGGGCGGAGTTTTACCGCAGGGCGGCGGCAAACGCCGCATGTTCCGACGCAAGGCACCTTTTGCTGGACATCGCCGGCATGGAAGACGGGCACCAGGGCCTTTTTGCCCGTATGAGGCGGGAACTTGCCGAAACCCAGCGCTTTTCCGACACCTTTGACCCGGAAGGCGAAACTGCCCATTATCTTGCGGGCCTCGCCAACTCGCGGGTTTTTTCCGATCCGGAAGACCCCCTTCCGGTGGAATCGAATTCCTGCTCCCATGATCTTTTGAGAAAAATTCTTGAATTCGCAATGGGCCGGGAAAAAGACTCCATCGCCTTTTACAGGGCCATGAAGGAGCTTGTGGAAACGGACGAGGGAAAGTGCAGGATAGACGACATCATAAGGGAAGAGGAGAGCCACATCAGGATGCTCAAGAACGAGATTTCGCTTCTGGATCAGCAGTAG
- a CDS encoding acyl-CoA/acyl-ACP dehydrogenase codes for MMDHLLTTEQIKIRNEARDLVKWVPRQMILDMDANKIDFPREFLQEAARRNLLGVRYPKKWGGRDMDWVTSATLMEEVGTLGYIFACVFGVGAELVCDAIMLHGSDFLKEKYVAPLLRGELFAAECLTEPRGGSDFFGTTTTAVDRGDHFVVNGQKRFIVGAAGADYFLVYAKTDPGAQPHKSLTCLIVDRSVGVDTGYLYDLMGCRGGGAGRLVFKDVKVPKENVVGQVNGAYAVFNTMMIPERLGTAAMTIGAARPALDVATAYTTRRKAFGQPVATFQGVSFKVAESVMLLDACRSMIYTTALAVDRGSDARLIRRLVSESKKFVTESCQKVAENSMQVMGGIGYTTIYPVERIVRDLRLASIWTGTNEIMSNITAHEWYKEFFTKRAASLARDHENDAAGSEVPDEKIYE; via the coding sequence ATGATGGATCATCTTTTAACAACGGAGCAGATAAAGATACGCAACGAGGCCAGGGACCTCGTAAAATGGGTCCCCCGCCAGATGATACTGGACATGGACGCCAACAAGATCGACTTTCCTAGGGAGTTTTTGCAGGAGGCCGCAAGAAGGAACCTTCTGGGCGTGCGCTACCCCAAAAAATGGGGCGGCAGGGACATGGACTGGGTGACTTCCGCCACTTTGATGGAGGAGGTGGGCACCCTGGGCTACATCTTCGCCTGCGTGTTCGGCGTGGGGGCCGAGCTGGTGTGCGACGCCATCATGCTGCACGGCTCCGATTTTTTAAAGGAAAAATACGTGGCCCCGCTTCTTAGGGGCGAGCTTTTCGCGGCTGAGTGCTTAACCGAGCCCAGGGGCGGATCGGACTTTTTCGGCACCACCACAACTGCCGTGGACAGGGGCGACCATTTTGTGGTGAACGGCCAGAAGCGTTTCATAGTGGGTGCGGCAGGCGCGGACTATTTCCTTGTTTACGCCAAGACCGACCCGGGCGCCCAGCCCCACAAGAGCCTCACCTGCCTTATAGTTGACCGGAGCGTTGGCGTTGACACGGGCTATTTATACGATCTCATGGGCTGCCGGGGCGGCGGGGCAGGGCGGCTTGTTTTCAAGGACGTCAAGGTCCCCAAGGAAAACGTCGTGGGCCAGGTCAACGGCGCTTACGCGGTCTTCAACACCATGATGATCCCCGAACGCCTGGGCACCGCAGCCATGACCATAGGCGCGGCGCGCCCGGCGCTTGATGTGGCCACGGCCTACACCACCCGCAGAAAGGCTTTCGGCCAGCCCGTGGCCACCTTCCAGGGGGTGAGCTTCAAGGTCGCGGAAAGCGTGATGCTGTTGGACGCCTGCCGGTCCATGATCTACACCACGGCCCTTGCTGTTGACCGAGGCAGCGACGCCCGCCTGATCCGGCGGCTCGTGTCCGAATCGAAGAAGTTCGTGACGGAGAGCTGCCAGAAGGTGGCGGAAAATTCCATGCAGGTTATGGGCGGCATCGGCTACACCACCATTTACCCGGTGGAGCGCATCGTGCGCGATCTTCGCCTCGCATCCATCTGGACCGGCACTAACGAGATAATGAGCAACATCACGGCCCACGAGTGGTACAAGGAATTTTTCACGAAACGGGCTGCGAGCCTTGCCAGGGATCATGAAAACGACGCAGCGGGAAGCGAAGTTCCCGACGAAAAAATTTACGAGTAG
- a CDS encoding rubrerythrin family protein produces the protein MSKTSENLKEAFAGESQANRKYLAFAAKAEKEGYQRVARLFRAAAAAETVHAHAHLAALGGIGSTADNLKEAVEGETHEFKNMYPGMIAEAQQDGDKVALRSFSFANEVEKIHAGLYEKALEMLADESFTKADTEYYVCGICGYTCENEPPDNCPVCKAKAANFSKVD, from the coding sequence ATGAGCAAGACCAGTGAAAATCTGAAGGAAGCCTTTGCAGGTGAATCCCAGGCCAACCGCAAGTATCTGGCCTTCGCAGCCAAGGCCGAGAAAGAGGGCTACCAAAGGGTCGCACGGCTTTTCAGGGCCGCAGCAGCAGCCGAGACCGTCCACGCCCACGCCCATCTCGCGGCCCTTGGCGGCATAGGGTCCACCGCCGACAACCTTAAGGAGGCGGTTGAGGGCGAAACCCACGAGTTCAAGAACATGTATCCGGGAATGATTGCAGAGGCTCAGCAGGACGGCGACAAGGTCGCCCTTCGCTCCTTCAGTTTCGCCAACGAGGTGGAGAAAATCCACGCCGGGCTTTACGAAAAAGCCCTTGAAATGCTTGCCGACGAGTCCTTCACCAAGGCAGACACTGAGTACTACGTTTGCGGAATCTGCGGCTACACCTGCGAGAACGAGCCGCCCGACAACTGCCCGGTATGCAAGGCCAAGGCTGCGAATTTCTCCAAAGTTGATTGA